A single region of the Triticum dicoccoides isolate Atlit2015 ecotype Zavitan chromosome 2B, WEW_v2.0, whole genome shotgun sequence genome encodes:
- the LOC119363856 gene encoding protein PHLOEM PROTEIN 2-LIKE A10-like → MNCVPTFSRRHRRWIVCAGAAGGAYLIYHHPAVAARRRRISRMASALSSLADAVAAVASDLASFLQSDSDSLPTTLTQLSKLASSHEATASASALSGALTAGVLRGYASATSPASGGEVAFSDRLVEKLFSPAGERLVSAVAGSFGRDIVLACYSVPADPSGSAGSSPASWVDVVTSGSCRRAIRSWVEVFTATAVGVFIDKTIHINTYDQICAAATNPAYDSKLQKLLVALCSASVETLVKTSHGVLSNGNGNAHSGNGEVGEGWTETVSSALAVPSNRKLVLDLTGRATFEAVRSFLEFVLWRLHDAARAGGDATARAGLCVLRYMSERSMVVAAICIVLCLHVLNRTWLSAPA, encoded by the coding sequence atgAACTGCGTCCCCACCTtctcccgccgccaccgccgctggaTCGTCTGTGCGGGCGCTGCTGGTGGTGCTTACCTGATCTACCACCACCCAgccgtcgccgcccgccgccgccgcatctccCGCATGGCCTCGGCTCTCTCGTCCCTGGCCGatgccgtcgccgccgtcgcctccgaCCTCGCGTCCTTTCTCCAATCAGACTCGGACTCACTGCCTACCACTCTCACGCAACTATCCAAGCTCGCCTCCTCCCACGAGGCTACCGCCTCCGCCTCCGCGCTCTCCGGGGCCCTCACCGCCGGCGTGCTCCGCGGCTACGCCTCCGCCACCAGTCCAGCTTCCGGAGGCGAGGTAGCGTTTTCGGATCGTCTTGTTGAGAAGCTGTTCTCCCCAGCCGGCGAGCGGCTCGTCTCAGCCGTGGCGGGCAGCTTCGGGCGCGACATCGTGCTCGCCTGTTATTCTGTCCCAGCCGATCCTTCAGGATCGGCGGGATCATCGCCGGCGAGCTGGGTAGACGTGGTCACCAGTGGGAGTTGCCGTAGGGCGATCCGAAGCTGGGTGGAGGTCTTCACGGCCACCGCCGTGGGCGTCTTCATTGACAAGACCATCCACATCAACACCTACGATCAGATCTGCGCCGCTGCCACAAACCCGGCCTACGACTCCAAGCTGCAAAAGCTTCTGGTGGCACTCTGCAGTGCTTCCGTCGAGACGTTGGTGAAGACCTCCCACGGCGTACTCTCCAATGGCAATGGAAATGCTCACAGTGGCAATGGTGAGGTTGGGGAAGGATGGACAGAAACGGTCTCGAGTGCGCTTGCTGTTCCAAGCAACCGGAAGCTTGTTCTGGATCTGACGGGCAGGGCGACATTCGAGGCCGTGCGGTCTTTCCTTGAGTTTGTGCTGTGGAGGCTGCATGATGCTGCAAGGGCTGGCGGCGATGCCACAGCGAGGGCTGGATTGTGTGTCTTGAGGTATATGAGCGAAAGGTCCATGGTTGTCGCTGCAATCTGCATAGTATTGTGCTTGCATGTGTTGAACCGCACATGGCTCTCGGCACCGGCTTGA